The Stieleria maiorica genome includes the window TGTATCGACTCTGTCCAGATTCCGCTCAAGGAAATCTATCAGAACGCCGATGCCGATGTTGCCTCAGCGATCGGGCTTATCTTGGCCACTCATCAGAAATCGCTGACGCCGAACAGGTTACTGGAGTTTTTGGGGCACGACGATCCACGCGTTCGAGAGCGCGCGTGGAATACCATCAGTAGGTCCCCCAATGCATAATAAATCCGCCACGGGCTCAGAACCATCTCGACTCGGCGAGGCGCACCGATGAAAATCGTTCTCGAAATCGTGGAGGGTGCCGGCTTCGCCCGTAAACGATCGCTTCGCGCTCCCGCCGTGTTGGTGGTCGGTCGAGGCGAAGCGTCCGATTGGATGCATCCCGATGACCCGACGATGTCGGCGCGTCACTTCGAAGTGTCGGTGCAGTTCGACGGTTGCACCGTGACGGACTTGAACAGCACCAACGGCACGCTCGTCGACGGCCAGAAGATCTCACGCCAACCCATCACCGATGGAATCAAGATAAAAGCCGGTTCAACGGTTTTTCGTGTCTTCATCTTACAGCCGGCTTCGGGCACGTCGCGGACCACCGATTTCCCGGCGCCCCAAAACGATCTTCCGGCGGAACCGCCGCCGCGGCACAAATCCCCAGTCGTTGCCTCCAATCCATCGAAGCCCCATCTCTCCAACTCCGTCGGACAGGTTCTGCGACAAACCGATGTGATCAGCCCGACGAACCCCACACGGGTAGATGCCGCAGACGAACGCGCGGCGTACGACGGTTCCGGTCCCTCGGCACATCGGCCCAAAACCGGCGCCGTGATTGAAGTCGTCTCGGAATTCGGTCGCGGCCGAAAATCGATTCTGCGTCCCGGCCAAAGCGTCACCGTCGGCCGAACCGAAAACTCTGATTTTGCGATCGCAGACCCGAAGCTTTCGGCGACTCATTTCTCGCTCGCCGATGGACGATCGGGTTGGCAGCTGACGGACCTTGGTAGCGGAACAGGCACAGCGGTCAACGGTGTCAAGAAGTCGACCACCGTGGTGCGTACTGGCGACCGGATCGTGGCCGGGCAAACCGAGTTCCTGGTCACGATCGGTGAATCCGCCCCATCGAGTGGACAGCGAGGTGGCTTCGGCCAATCGTTTCAGGAAGGTGTCCGCGACAACGACCCGCACGTCCGTCGGGCCGCGATCCACGCCGCCGCGTGGTGCCGCGAAGCTTGGCTCTTGGACTTCTGTCGCGAATGCGCGTGTGACCCCAGTCCTGATCAATGGGATGCGCTCGAGATGCTTTCCATCCTGGGATTGCCAATCGATCTCGACTTGATTCGCAGTTTGATTGGTCATTCGGATTTAGGCCCGGGGCGTTTTGAATGGCTCGCATCATACGGGCACCCCGCCGTCCTGCCCGATTTATTCGATGCCATGCGGAGCGATGACCTGGCGGTTGTCGTTGTGGCCGGCTCCGCGTTTTCGCGGATCACCGGTTGGGAGTTCGGTTCGGAGGATGTCGCGACACTACAGGACGACGATTTCATGCTTCCCGATGTTCAGCGAGCTCAACAGGAATGGGATCGCCATTGCGGGCAATTCGCCTCCGGGACGCGGTATCACCAGGGGATCGAAACGAGTGGGGCTCCGACGCCGGAGTTGCTTCAGCAGCTTGATATGCGTTCGCGCTGGGAAGCCTGCTTGCGTGGCAAGTACGAGGGCACCTGGAACGGCAGCCCGTTTGACCTGCAGCGGTACTCACTCCATGAACTTCTTCAAGTCCAAGGTTGAACGTCCGATCGATTGGTAGAACGTCTTCAGCCCTTCGCGGTTGAACGACATCGCTTGACCGTCGGGAAAGAAACCGACGACCAATTCGTCGGCCGCCAGATTGTCTAGGCTGTCAAAGGCTTCTTGTGAACCGTGCAAGACTCGGTCCTGGTCGAGTTGCTTATTGATGTCCGCGGCGACTTTTTTGATGTCGGTGTTGGTGAAGTCATCGGTCAGTGTTCCCGCCGGCTTTCCGGCCCGGGCGTTGGCCGTATTGTCGACCGCCAGGGCAATGTTCCGTCCTTTGGCATTGGGGTCGATGACGCCCATCAAGTCGTAGTCGCCGACCAGCGGTTTCTGTGACAGCG containing:
- a CDS encoding FHA domain-containing protein, giving the protein MKIVLEIVEGAGFARKRSLRAPAVLVVGRGEASDWMHPDDPTMSARHFEVSVQFDGCTVTDLNSTNGTLVDGQKISRQPITDGIKIKAGSTVFRVFILQPASGTSRTTDFPAPQNDLPAEPPPRHKSPVVASNPSKPHLSNSVGQVLRQTDVISPTNPTRVDAADERAAYDGSGPSAHRPKTGAVIEVVSEFGRGRKSILRPGQSVTVGRTENSDFAIADPKLSATHFSLADGRSGWQLTDLGSGTGTAVNGVKKSTTVVRTGDRIVAGQTEFLVTIGESAPSSGQRGGFGQSFQEGVRDNDPHVRRAAIHAAAWCREAWLLDFCRECACDPSPDQWDALEMLSILGLPIDLDLIRSLIGHSDLGPGRFEWLASYGHPAVLPDLFDAMRSDDLAVVVVAGSAFSRITGWEFGSEDVATLQDDDFMLPDVQRAQQEWDRHCGQFASGTRYHQGIETSGAPTPELLQQLDMRSRWEACLRGKYEGTWNGSPFDLQRYSLHELLQVQG